A genomic window from Macaca thibetana thibetana isolate TM-01 chromosome 16, ASM2454274v1, whole genome shotgun sequence includes:
- the TBX21 gene encoding T-box transcription factor TBX21, whose product MGIVELGCGDMLTGTEPMPASDEGREPSADPQHRYFYPEPGAQDAAERRGGGSLGSPYPGGALVPAPPSRFLGAYTYPPRPQAAGFPGAGESFPPPAGAEGYQPGEGYAAPDPRAGLYPGPREDYALPAGLEVSGKLRVALNNHLLWSKFNQHQTEMIITKQGRRMFPFLSFTVAGLEPTSHYRMFVDVVLVDQHHWRYQSGKWVQCGKAEGSMPGNRLYVHPDSPNTGAHWMRQEVSFGKLKLTNNKGASNNVTQMIVLQSLHKYQPRLHIVEVNDGEPEAACNASNTHIFTFQETQFIAVTAYQNAEITQLKIDNNPFAKGFRENFESMYASVDNSIPSPPGPNCQFLGGDHYSPLLPNQYPVPSRFYPDLPGQAKDVVPQPYWLGAPRDHSYEAEFRAVSMKPAFLPSAPGPTMSYYRGQEVLAPGAGWPVAPQYPPKMGPASWFRPMRTLPMEPSPGGSEGRGPEDQGPPLVWTEIAPIRPESSDSGLGEGDSKRRRVSPYPSSGDSSSPAGAPSPFDKEAEGQFYNYFPN is encoded by the exons ATGGGCATCGTGGAGCTGGGCTGTGGAGACATGCTGACGGGCACCGAGCCGATGCCGGCGAGCGACGAGGGCCGGGAGCCTAGCGCCGACCCGCAGCACCGCTACTTCTACCCGGAGCCGGGTGCTCAGGACGCGGCCGAGCGTCGCGGGGGCGGCAGCCTGGGGTCGCCCTACCCGGGGGGCGCCTTGGTGCCCGCCCCGCCGAGCCGCTTCCTTGGCGCCTACACCTACCCGCCGCGGCCCCAGGCGGCCGGCTTCCCCGGCGCGGGCGAGTCCTTCCCGCCGCCCGCGGGCGCCGAGGGCTACCAGCCGGGCGAGGGCTACGCCGCCCCGGACCCGCGCGCCGGGCTTTACCCGGGGCCGCGTGAGGACTACGCGCTACCCGCGGGGCTGGAGGTGTCGGGGAAACTGAGAGTCGCGCTCAACAACCACCTGTTGTGGTCCAAGTTTAATCAGCACCAGACAGAGATGATCATCACCAAGCAGGGACG gCGGATGTTCCCATTCCTGTCATTTACGGTGGCTGGGCTGGAGCCCACTAGCCACTACAGGATGTTTGTGGACGTGGTCTTGGTGGACCAGCACCACTGGCGGTACCAGAGCGGCAAGTGGGTGCAGTGTGGAAAGGCCGAGGGCAGCATGCCAG GAAACCGCCTGTACGTCCACCCAGATTCCCCCAACACAGGAGCACACTGGATGCGCCAGGAAGTTTCATTTGGGAAACTAAAGCTCACAAACAACAAGGGGGCGTCCAACAATGTGACCCAG ATGATTGTGCTCCAGTCCCTCCATAAGTACCAGCCCCGGCTGCATATCGTTGAGGTGAATGACGGAGAACCAGAGGCAGCCTGCAATGCTTCCAACACGCATATCTTTACTTTCCAAGAAACCCAGTTCATTGCCGTGACTGCCTACCAGAATGCCGAG ATTACTCAGCTGAAAATTGATAATAACCCCTTTGCCAAAGGATTCCGGGAGAACTTTGAGTC CATGTACGCATCTGTTGACAACAGCATCCCCTCCCCACCTGGACCCAACTGTCAATTCCTTGGGGGAGATCACTACTCTCCTCTCCTACCCAACCAGTATCCTGTTCCCAGCCGCTTCTACCCTGACCTTCCTGGCCAGGCGAAGGATGTGGTTCCCCAGCCTTACTGGCTGGGGGCCCCCCGGGACCACAGCTATGAGGCTGAGTTTCGAGCAGTCAGCATGAAGCCTGCATTCCTGCCCTCTGCCCCTGGGCCCACCATGTCCTACTACCGAGGCCAGGAGGTCCTGGCACCCGGAGCTGGCTGGCCTGTAGCCCCCCAGTACCCTCCCAAGATGGGCCCGGCCAGCTGGTTCCGCCCCATGCGGACTCTGCCCATGGAACCCAGCCCTGGAGGCTCAGAGGGACGGGGACCAGAGGACCAGGGTCCCCCCTTGGTGTGGACTGAGATCGCCCCCATCCGGCCGGAATCCAGTGATTCAGGACTGGGCGAAGGAGACTCTAAGAGGAGGCGCGTGTCCCCCTATCCTTCCAGTGGTGACAGCTCCTCCCCTGCTGGGGCCCCTTCTCCCTTTGATAAGGAAGCTGAAGGCCAGTTTTATAACTATTTTCCCAACTGA